The Microbacterium sp. LWH7-1.2 genome window below encodes:
- the cobA gene encoding uroporphyrinogen-III C-methyltransferase — translation MSGRAKSTVGRVDLIGGGPGPIDLLTLRAWRLLTRAEVVVMDRLGPTDIRDHVGPDVEIIDVGKLPGHHPVPQDEINELLVDRARAGKRVVRLKGGDPFVFGRGGEEVAACLAAGIPVDVVPGISSAVAVPQAAGIPITHRGVAGAVHIMNGPSEVTEATLAALRDDSVTTVILMGVGALPRIVSDALHAGVPADRPVAIVERGHHRDQRTTRSTLGSVVVDAGLAGVRNPAVIVVGEVARAGLLLPDPQLAGDIVL, via the coding sequence ATGAGCGGGCGGGCGAAGAGCACCGTCGGGCGCGTCGACCTCATCGGCGGCGGCCCCGGTCCCATCGATCTGCTCACGCTGCGCGCATGGCGTCTACTGACGCGGGCGGAGGTCGTCGTCATGGACCGGCTCGGTCCGACCGACATCCGCGACCACGTGGGCCCCGACGTCGAGATCATCGACGTGGGCAAGCTCCCCGGCCACCACCCGGTCCCGCAGGACGAGATCAACGAGCTGCTCGTCGACCGCGCCCGCGCGGGCAAGCGCGTGGTGCGCCTCAAGGGCGGCGACCCCTTCGTCTTCGGCCGCGGCGGCGAGGAGGTGGCCGCGTGCCTCGCGGCGGGCATTCCCGTCGACGTCGTGCCCGGCATCTCGAGCGCCGTCGCGGTGCCCCAGGCCGCCGGCATCCCGATCACCCATCGCGGTGTCGCGGGGGCGGTGCACATCATGAACGGCCCCTCGGAGGTGACCGAGGCCACGCTCGCGGCTCTCCGTGACGACTCCGTGACGACGGTCATCCTCATGGGCGTCGGCGCCCTGCCGCGCATCGTGTCAGACGCCTTGCACGCCGGGGTGCCGGCCGATCGCCCCGTCGCGATCGTCGAGCGCGGCCACCACCGCGATCAGCGCACGACCCGCAGTACCCTGGGGTCTGTCGTGGTCGACGCGGGCCTCGCCGGCGTGCGCAATCCCGCGGTCATCGTGGTCGGCGAGGTCGCTCGCGCCGGGCTGCTGCTTCCCGACCCCCAACTGGCAGGTGACATCGTCCTTTGA
- the nirD gene encoding nitrite reductase small subunit NirD, which translates to MTLVEPQTDEYTAPDGWVRVCALDDLEVERGRAALLGGTQIALFLLHGPDGSAGRVHAVSNLDPYSHAHVISRGIVGTRQDVPTVASPMYKQVFDLRTGVCLDTQGKEPKSLHVWPVTVDAGHVLVRWDGER; encoded by the coding sequence ATGACCCTCGTCGAGCCGCAGACGGACGAATACACCGCCCCCGACGGATGGGTGCGCGTGTGCGCTCTGGACGACCTCGAGGTGGAGCGCGGTCGCGCGGCGCTCCTCGGCGGCACGCAGATCGCGCTGTTCCTCCTGCACGGCCCCGACGGGTCGGCGGGCCGCGTCCACGCCGTCTCGAACCTCGACCCCTACAGCCACGCGCACGTCATCTCGCGCGGCATCGTCGGCACCCGGCAGGACGTCCCCACGGTCGCCTCGCCGATGTACAAGCAGGTCTTCGACCTGCGCACCGGCGTCTGCCTCGACACGCAGGGCAAGGAGCCGAAGAGCCTGCACGTCTGGCCGGTGACCGTCGACGCCGGGCACGTGCTGGTCCGCTGGGACGGCGAGCGATGA